The genomic region CCTAATACGATGATGATGATCCATATCAGCGTGCCGATAAAATTTTTGTCCTCCATCATAAAAGTTGAACAGTTGGTTTATCAATTCGTTGTGTAAAATGTAAAATGCTTTTTTAGGAAAAATGTTTTTATCTGGACGCGTCGATCCATAAAAAAATCAGGATGATTATCCTGCCAAAGAGGTAGATAAGAAAGGGATAAAGGAAAAACCACCTGAAATACCAATATTGGCGCTTGCTGAATTTTGGAGTTTTCATTGGGAAAGAACAAGTGGCGTGGGGAAAGGTTGGCCTCATTTATTGGATTGGCGGTAAGTACTGCAAAGAAAACAATAACAGGAAAGATTCTGTAAGAAAAAAACAGCCAGCCCAAGGTCCGAACCCTCACTACGCAAAAAAGCTCCAATCTTACGATTGAAGCTTTTTGTGCGGAGAGTGAGGGATTGGTTCAGCCCCACATTCCCCGAACACAACCCTGAACCTTCCAGAATCGAACCCCGGCCAGCCCAAGGTCCGAACCCTCACTACGCAAAAAAGCTCCAATCTTACGATTGAAGCTTTTTGTGCGGAGAGTGAGGGATTCGAACCTTATTCACAACTCGCTAATTATCAGTATTTTAAAAATAGGTGATTTTTGGGGTCTCGCTTTTGTGTCGCGGGGTTGAAAATCACCTTTCCCTATGTCTTTTCTCTTACACTAATATACGAAATAGTTAGGTGTGGTGGGTATTTTAAGTTGTTTTTGATCAGGTAGATGGCTGTTAAAAGTATCGGTATTGTTAACCGAAGTAGAATATAATGTTTACTTAAGATTATGTTGTTTTTACATTAATGTAGGGCGTCTATTTTTAGGAAAAATAAATGTTATTAATATGCTTAATGAATTGACGGCCCGTTATTCGAGGTATTTAGTGCCTGGGATCCTTTTTATATCGGTTGTGCTAACCTTATTTTCTTTCTGTTACCTGTTGTATCATCATGGTTTTAGTGTTCTGGGATTGGCTGCTCATCTTTTGATCTTGGGCTTAGCATTGTTTGTTGCGCTTAAATCTGTCGGTTTCGAATTCGGGCGGCCGAAACTAAGCCGGGAATGGAATTTTCATTTGGAATTGGAACGCACGTTTGATTTAGTGAGCCGAATTAGGGCTTTGGACCTGGTTGAAGTTAAAGCGGATCTGAATGACTGTCGACGCTATTTTATGATATCAGAGAGCAAAGAGTCTTTCTTGGTCAACCTTCCGGATTTAAATCGGTTGTTATCGTGTTATTCGGATAAGCTCGCTGTATTTATCGGTTCGTTAGAAGATAAGCCACTCGATCAGTCGGAGAAAACACATCTGTTGCAGTATATTAATAAGTCTTTATATCCGGGTATGCGTGAGGTTGTTAAGCATTTTGTTGAGTTCCGGAAAGCTCACCAAAGTGAAGATCTTATCAAGCTTCATGATCATTATATTTTTGGGATTCATCGTGCCAGGCTATTAAAGAATTCACCAGAAGCTATGACTTGGAGCGAGGATATCAAAAACGTGTATGTTGAGGGCGTCAGTGAGATTGAAAGAAAGGACTTTGTCGTCGCATTGAATATGTTTGATGTGCTTTTGGAATGGCTTCAAGATGCTGATAGAGGTCGTTGCTTTAGCGCTGAATATGTTTAATGCGCGGTTTGAATGCCGTTAGTGAGATTGATAGAAACGACTTTGTTGTCGCATTGAATATGTTTGATGTGTTTTTGGAATGGCTTCAAGATGCTGATAGAGGTAGTTGCTTAAGCGCGGGATATGTTTAATGTGCGGTTTGAATGCCGTCAGTAAGATTGATAGAATCGACTTTTTTTTATCGCATTGAATATATTTGATGTGCTGCTGGAACGGACTCATAAGGCTGTGAAAAGCTTGTTCGTTTGAGGACTTTCAGCATGTTGCATCGGTTTTACCTGATTACTTTCTCGAGTTTTTCCAGGTTTAATCCGAGGAATTTTGCCACGTCGGAGGTCGTTACGTGCTGGTCCTCTGTTTTGTTCATATGCTGCTTTATTTTGTGGTATACGCGGAGGCTTTGCCGGTAGGATTTTCCTGTGATGACCATGATATCCTTCGGGTATATGCATATTCTTTTTAATACCGGTTCGATGACCTTTTGTTGGTTGCTCATAGTTTTTATTTTATTTGGTGATCTTCTTCTATATCAGTACAGTAAGTATGCTTTATATTTGCTTAAGTCTCAGTTTACTTAAGTTTTAATTAGCTTAATTCTATATTTATCTCCTCTCAAATGTATACTTGTTGTTTACAATAAGCTTTTCCCAATTTGTACCGAATTGGGAAATTATTCGGTGACGTTTTTCATGTTACAAGTTACGGATAATTCGTTGGCGGACTTGAACGATATGTGACTAAAACGGCCATTTTGCACGCATAAGTAAATGCTTATCAATCTATTGCAGACCTTGTGTTTAAAAAACGGGTAACATGGCAAAACAGTCGGGTATTTTGAGAATTGAGGGTACAATTGCAGGAATTTCATTTTATAAAACTGCGGATGGATATTTCGCACGTGAAAAAAGTTCGCTTAGTCGGAAACGTATTTACTCGGATCCTTCTTTTCAGCGTACTCGAGAAAATGCATCGGAGTTTGGGACAGCTGCTCGAATGAGCAAAATATTGATCGACGTGGTACGTCCGGTTCTGAAGGGCTCGGGGGATCGTCGGTTATTCTCGCGATTGGTTAAAACCATATTGGCAATCATCAAAAAAGATAAAACGAATATTCGAGGTTCAAGGGTTCTGGCAGAGGAGAACGTTAAAGATTTGGTCGGTTTTGATTTTAATTTGAACGCAGACATTCGTTCTGTGGTGAATTTTGGGATTGATAAAGTCCAAGAGAAAAGTCCGACTGAACGGATCTACACGTTCAGCAAATTTAGGCCGATTGATGCGATCAAATTTCCTCCAGGTGCAACTCATTTCAAACTAGCTATAATGTTGATTTCGGGTGACTGGCTTGGCGAAACGAGAGATGCGGCGACAGGTTACGGTAAAATTCTTCCGTTGAATGAAGAGGAAATTTCGCCTGAAATCATGATCAAGCCATTAGCAAAAGAGACCAAACATGAAATGGTGTTGTTAGGGATTGAATTTATGCAGGAGGTGAACGGCAGTTACTATTCGTTAAAAGACGGAGGATACGTATCGCTTTCTGTATTAAGTTTTGGGAAGAATGGATCCGAGGGTGGTCAGGTTGCTGCGGAGGTATGAGCCCAGGGGGACGAATGGGGAAATTCGGTTTCTTGATCGATTGATCTGTTATTCGATCGAGCTGCCTTGGGAAGGGAATCAGCGCGGGATTTCGTGTATTCCGGAGGGGCGGTATGAGCTAAGGCGGCGTTTTAGCAAGCGTTTTCGATGGCATCTTGAGGTTTGTGGCGTTGAAGGGCGTTCGTTTATTTTGATCCACTCTGCAAACTATGCAATTCGTGATCTTCGGGGTTGTATTGCGCCGGTGAGCAAGTTAACTGGTGTTGGACGAGGGGTTGGATCGCGTGGAGCATTTTCGAGGCTTAGGGAGCTTGTATTTGGGTGGATCGATGAGGGTTCAATCGTTTATTTGGAAATTTTAAAAGCTTAAAAGATGAATTTGATAGACCGAGCGAAAGCTCCTACTCCGAAGTTTTTCAGAATTGTTCGAAATATTGGGTTGATCGTTGCTGCTGTTGGTGGTGCATTGATCGCTTCGCCCGTGACGGTGCCGGCGGTTATCGTAACGATTGGTAGTTATCTTACTG from Sphingobacterium sp. BN32 harbors:
- a CDS encoding DUF5675 family protein, which codes for MDPRVVRLLRRYEPRGTNGEIRFLDRLICYSIELPWEGNQRGISCIPEGRYELRRRFSKRFRWHLEVCGVEGRSFILIHSANYAIRDLRGCIAPVSKLTGVGRGVGSRGAFSRLRELVFGWIDEGSIVYLEILKA